The Paenibacillus sp. BIC5C1 DNA segment GCATAATCATATGGGCGGTAGAGCTTTTCCATATATAGAATTGCTGTGCGAATTTCCGGAGCAAGCCGTTTGCACCTCACTAACGAGGCATGATTGAAGCTGGACAGAATGACCTGTTGTTCCATATCCCAATCCCGAATCGCTTGTATCAACTTTTCTTCCATTCCTTTATAACTAACAATACCATTTTTCATTTCCAGGTTAAGTAGTATGTCTTTTCCCCGAACCAGATCGAATAATTCATCCAAAGATGGAATGCGTTCTCCGGCAAAATCGGCATGGAACCAAGCTCCTGCGTCAAGAGTACGCAATTCTTCAACTGATTTATCCTTGACCCAGCCTTCTGCTCCAGCAGTGCGGCTTAACGTCTCATCATGTATCAGTACAAGTCTACCGTCACTGGACAGCTGCACATCCGTTTCAATGCCTGTCGCTCCAAGCTGCAAACTGCGTTCAAATGCAACCATCGTATTCTCGGGACATACGGCGGATGCTCCCCTATGGGCAATATTTTCAACTTTTTTCATTCCAGCCCCTCCTGAGATCAACATTAACTCTATGACTCTCACTATAAACACAGTTTGTCATACCTGTATTAACAGAGCGTTTAATTGTGTGCTCCGTCCGTGTATAGGGTAACATCTTGGGGTGCTGGGGATTCACTCATTTTGTGAACTCAATCTGTAAAGCAGACATAATATAGTATCAGTCATAGACAACTGCACTCCGCTGTAAGGAGGTCGCTCATTGAAACCCCTAAACAAGAAGAGATCTGTATCTCACACAACTTCCTCCCAGAAAACTCACTTACCCAGAATTTCTGCCAAAAGCAGATCCGGCAAACCCAACAGCAAAACAAGAACGCCCCCCGGAGCACGCCAACATATGAAAAAGGCATCCGTTCGCGGGCTGGCCGTTCCTGACAAAACAAATAATCAAGCATCTGTCATTAACACACAGCGTGGTCTGGATCAGTTGGCTGTTATCGCCGCTATTCTGGCCCTTATTGCTGCTGTAATCGGATTGTATATTGCCTGGAAAACACTCAGTTTGCCTGGTGATACTGTTGTAACGGTCTAACCTCTCTTGTCTTGTCCTGCCCTGCTCTGTCTCTCTTTTTCCTAGAGGCGGAGTTCCTTTTTTTTTTTTGCAAACAAAAAAAACCGTTCCCCTGAGACGCCGACCGTACCGGCGTCTCTTTGGAAAGGCCATTTCTTCATCGGGCATTGCCCCGGCAACTATGTCACCGTCCAGGAATGGCTGACCGAATTACAGTACGAATGTACGAGAGATGATAACGAGCAGGATGAACAACACCAGTATCGCGCCTGTTGATGTCCATGCTCCACCGCCAAAGCCGCCGTATCCGTAACCGTATCCTGTGCCTTTAATTTCGCTCATGAGTGACACTCCCCTCTTTTAAGAAAGTACACTATAGACTATGTTTTGGAAGGGAACTTGCTTGGGCACATCGGAAAGTTTTCCGCTGGAGCGGGTAGTTACTTATCCTGAAGCTGAGACCACTTCTGAGTCAATTGTGCCGGAATATAGGAGGACATCCGGTTCAATAGTTCAGCCGGATCAGATTCCAGACTCCATAGACTGAGATGTGAGGTATTGGAAAATCCTTCATGCACGCTGTGCTCAACCATTTTCATCAACGGCTCGTAATATCCGTTTACATTTAGCAAACCAACGGGTTTACGATGAATACCAATTTGTGCCCAGCAAAGAACCTCAAATAGTTCTTCAAATGTACCCATCCCACCAGGAAGCGCCACAAATCCGTCGGACAGCTCGGCCATCGTTGCCTTGCGTTCATGCATCGTTCCCACTTCAATCAGCTGCGTAAGTCCTCCATGAACGACCTCTCCCCGGAATAAGCCAGTTGGCATGACACCAATCACTTCTCCACCCTGTTCCAGAGCAGCATCGGCTACCGCGCCCATTAATCCCATACATGATCCCCCATAGACAAGTGCGTACCCACTATCGGCGATCTGTTTACCCAATTTAATAGCCTGCTGTGTGTAATCGGGGTGATTTCCCGGGTTGGAGCCTGCAAAAACACATATACGTTTCAATGGGTTTCACTCCTTCTCATTATCTATTTCATTAGTGTATAACATGAATGTAAATACTATGTTACATCACTCATCATACTCAAGTGAATAAAAAAACACCCGACCGTTTGCAGCCGGCCGGGCTCCCATAATTAGTACACATCATTTAGAAGGGGTTGTTACTGTTTACTATAAAGGCCGAACATTAAATCCATATGATCTTTGCATGAAATGAATATTAAATATCATTGGACTTATCGTATTCCACGCCGTGAGCGCACCACAAACATATGCTTGTCCTTGCGAAGAATCCGGCCGTCTGCAAGCTCAACCTGATCCTCATCATGACGTATAATGGTTGTGGATAATGCTACAATTTTGGCCCGACGCCAAATCATAACCTGTGATTTGAAATAGATGGCATTTTCAAATTGTACGGCCTTTTTCATCACATATCCAACCTTATGCACCTCGGATCGCGCTTTTTTCAAGGGAAGGCTCTCTTCAGGCAGAGGCCGGATCATTGCGATATTGTCGAACGATACCTTGATCCGCTTGGGTCCGATTCGTACACAATCCGCTTCTTCATCCCACTCGACCAGCGTTCCTTTCAGTGGCTCTCGTATGCCGGTTGCACGATATACGGCTACTTTCCGTCCTACCCAATGTCGCAATGCCATCGCCCCCCGTTTTTCTAGTTTTCCGGTATCGTCCAATCAATCGGTTCAATACCTTTGGAGGTCAAGAATTCATTGGCTTTGGAAAAAGGACGACTGCCCAGGAAGCCACGATGTGCTGCAAGCGGACTTGGATGTGTGGACTCCAACACCAGGTGTTTATCCCGGTTAATGAACGCCCCTTTCTTCTGGGCATGACTGCCCCAAAGCATAAATACCATCGGTTCTGAACGTTCATTCAATGCCCGGATAACAGCGTCAGTAAACGTCTGCCAACCCAGTCCCTGATGGGAGTTCGGCTGTCCTTCACGTACCGTCAGAACTGCATTCAGCAACAGCACACCCTGCTCTGCCCAATGAACGAGCGATCCGTGATTCGGAATCGGCAGACCCAGATCCGCGTGAAGCTCCTTATATATATTTTTCAAAGAAGGAGGAATACGCACCCCCGGTCTGACCGAGAAACTTAATCCTTGAGCCTGACCTGCTCCGTGATAAGGGTCCTGACCGATAATTACGGCCTTGACCTTATGATACGGAGTCAGTTTAAGAGCCGAGAACAAATCTTCCTTGGGTGGAAAGATGGTCTGTGTTTTATACTCGGCGGCGAGTGCATAACGAATGTTGTTGAAATACTCGGCTTCAGTCTCTTCCTGAAGCACCGTGTCCCAATCATTTCCAAACATATGTAAAGGCTCCTTTCCCTGATAAATACATATCCGTGCAGTCCACATAACGAACTGCCACCTGCGTGAGCCGCATCCTACGACTCATAGACTATCCACCATTTTAACATAACCGGGGACAGCAGACCAGAAGTGTACATCAGGGATAGGTTGCCTGTATAACTAACGTTACTTCAAAGTGACCATGAAACAGCGCGCTGCAATTTGATGTGCTTTAATTCTGTACTATTCAAACCTGAACGGGTATGCCCTCATCTTTATTGACCAAGACGGTGCTTATTCTTCTGAGCCCCTCTTCAAGAACCGAACGCGGACATGCCAGGTTCAGACGGATACAACCGCCTCCATTAGCTACGAACATATGTCCATCTTCAAGTAATACCCCTGCTTGTTCAGCGAAAAATAAAGGCAGATTTACATTTGAGGGGACGTATGCCGTAATATCAATCCATGCCAGATACGTAGCTTCCGGAATATGAAATACCGCCTGTGGCAGATAACGCTTCACATATTGATCCACAACGGCAAAATTGTCGTCGAGATACGTTTTCAACTGTCTCAGCCATTCGTCGCCATGTTCGTAAGCCGCTTGTGTTGCAGCAATGCTCAGCGGATTTTTGAATCCATAATGCCGTTTCTGCCAGATTGTTCGAAGTCCTTCATTTGCAATAATTACATTCGAGAACATTAGGCCCGCCATATTGAACGTTTTGCTTGGAGACATACATGTAACGATTCGATCTGTATTCGGGAACAGCTTGGCAAGCGGTGTATGCTTCTTGCCTGTACGCAGCAAGTCACAGTGAATTTCATCCGAGATTACCCACACGTTATGGCTCAGACAGATCTCACCCACACGTTGTAACTCTTCTGTTGACCATACCCTTCCAGACGGATTATGCGGATTGCAAAAAATACATAATGTGACTTGCTCATCACTGGCTTTGGCTTCAAAATCTGCAAAGTCTATTGAATAATGTCCCTGCTCGTTGATCAAATCTGAGCAAACCAGTTCAAGATGATTATGCTCCGCAGCCGATTTGAAATAACCATAGGAGGGTGTCACAATCAGCACCTTCTCATTCGGTTTGCAAATGTATTCAACCAATTCATATAGCGCAGGAATGATCCCATGTGAGGTCTCCAGATGCTCCTTGGGGAATGACCAGTCGTAGTATCTGTGCATCCAGTTGGAGACAGCTTCGTAGTATGCCGGATCGAATACCTGGGAGTACCCCATAATTTTCCGGTCCAGGCGCTCCTTGACTGCTTCCCGTATTTCGGGAGGTGTGGCAAACTCCATATCTGCAATCCACATGCGAATGAATTCTTCATCCTTAAAGGGAAATTTCATATCTTCTGTTCCGTTAAAAATATATTGACGGAAACCATCCGTATTCATGGCATTGGTTCCTGTGCGATCAATAATCTCATCAAAATCATACTTCATAGCCTTCTGCGCCTCTTTCTCTCTGTTCTCCATCCTGGGATGAGGTTCTGTTAGATACATTATTTCATGGCTCAGAAGTTACATCAAACGCAGTACAATCTATTCAGAAGAAACAAATCCATCTTAATGTTTCGTGATAATAGGTATTTTCATGAAAAAAGTGTTATATTTTTCGTAAAGATTGATTTTACCAAGGGGTTTCCCCTTTTCTCATATTCTTAAGAAACTTAACAGAAGGAGATCCGATATGAACACCATCAACCAAGAAGTAGGCAAGAAAATCCGTAATTTTCGCAAATGGAAAGGATTAACGGTTCAGCAGCTGGCGGATCAGATCCACAAAAGTAAAGCCACTCTGTCCAAATATGAAAGTGGAGATATTACACTTGATGTAGTCACGCTGCATCAAATAGCTGATTCATTGAACATTCAAGTGGAGCAGCTGTTGTATATCGAGCCCAAGCAAGCCTCTCCGTTGATGAATACCGTACCGTCCAGCTTTTTCAAAAATTCCACGCGGTTTTATTCATATTTTTATGACGGGCGTAACAATAGCCTTATCCGTTGTGTCATTGACATGATGGCACAGTCGGACGCGAATCGTTATCGAACCGTGATGTATATGAACGTCAAGAATTTTGAGAATTATCAGGAATGCGAAAATATGTATTGGGGCCACACCGAGCATTACGACACACTCACCACGCTGATTCTGAAAAATCAGGCTACACCGCTGGAGAACCTGTATATTAACATTTTGGCATCTTTTCAGGAATCCGAGAAAAAGTGGGGGTTGATGGCCGGGGTTTCTTTCCGTCCCTTTATGCCCATCGCTTTGAAAATGTTATTCTCCCGAACGCCTTTGCCTGAGAATCAGGAGTTATATAATGAGCTGAAAATGTCAAAGGAAGATCTGCGCACGTTAAAAATCTATAATATGCTCGCCGTCACCTAAACCTCAACACAAGCTGGTTCATCAAAGTGGATTGGATGAGAATCCCCTGTATACAAAAAAAGGGCCGCAGTTATAAGCTATTACTGCTCATAAAAGCGCCCTTTTGGATCAGATGTTTATTACTTCACACTTCAACTTTGATGTATTATTCGATTAGTTCTTGATCAAATCAAGGGTTTCGTCAAATAATTGCTTCTGGTCCTCAATCTTGTTTTCATTACCGATAACACAGCGTTGCTGCTGTTCCAATATGGCGGATACGAGTTCCGCAAAACCTATAATGTCACTTTCTGTTGTGCTTAGCACTTCATCCCGTTCTTTCTGAAGATCGGATTCGGTGACATTAGACAGATAACATTCCAGAGAGAATGATCCTTCGCCATAAGGGGTCCTTGGTGTATCGAGGTCCTGGATGGCGCCAATGATATACCTCGTCATTTCCCGTTTATCTGCTTTGAAATCCTTCAGGTATTGCGGCATCTCTTCATAAACTTTGTATGTTTTTTCGAGATTCGGGTCGCGGTACGATGCTACATAGCTGTCTCCGTTACGTCTGAAGCCTGACATGCAGCCGTATGCTCCGCCTTTGGCTCTGATATTATTCCACAAGTAATCCAGAGATAGAATTCCCTGCAAGACACGCAGCGAGCCGGTATACGAATACCCTTTATCGATAAAATTACCTGTTTGAACGACATATTGGACTTCAGATGGAGATCTGAATCCTTCTTTGTGATGCACAGGTGTAAATGCCTCTTTTTCTTTGGCAACGTCCTGGGTGAACAGCTTCGCTTTCAAATCGGATACCTGTTTCTCCAAGCCCGCATATCCCTGATCATCCGCAGTGTAACTCACCAGCAAGTTTTCCGGTCTGAAAATAAAGCCAGTCAACGATTGAAGGCTGGTCGACAGTTCTTCTTTTCTTGCCTCAAAGTTCGCCTGAAGCTCCTCAAGCCACTGGTAAAAGGTGATGCCACTAACGGCTTCCCTGAAGTCTGCGACAGCAGAGTGTTTAGAGGTAGAACGGCCAATTCCCGCTGAATGCCCTCCGCTGATCAGATTGCGCTGCAAGTTGCCTTTCAACTGGGCAATAATTTCGTATAAACGCTTCGAATCATCAAATTTGGACGTAAACACAATTTCTTTGATCATGTCAAAAGCAAATCCAAGTTTGTCATACAGTACTTTGGCGTTGAATTCATACGTAGCCTTGAAATCACTGTGCTCATGCGCGTTTGCATACGTACCTATACCACTATGAATGCCCCCGGAATGAATGTGAATTTCATTCGACAATTCATTAAATGAGAAATTCTGAGTATCGACGTAACCGAGCACACTTTTCAGCAATCCAACATACGGCAGTAAACGCCGTGGGACTTCCTTAATATCGAACAACAGTCTCAGATAACCGATCCCATTGGTATAGATGTTATGGTGCAGTACCGTTGTACCTTCGACTTGATTTACCGTCTGGTAGAGCGTAGATGCTTTCGGTTCAATATCCTCTATCGACAACGTCGGAATCACCTGCTGTTGTTCCTTGGTTGACGGTGCATTCTGGTACTCGGCGAGAGCCTCGGTTCTCTGAATGAGCTGCTGAATCTCTTCCTGACTCAGTCCCGCCTGAACTGATTTCAGATGTGCTTTCAGCGCTTCTTCTTTGCGTGCGTTTAATCCTTTATCCGGCGTGACAGCAACAAAAGAAGTATGTGTATTTTTTAGTAAATACGTCTCAATCAACTTCTCGAAGTAACCCTCGGTCATCTTCGTTCTCAGCTCGGCAAATACGTCATTTGCTTCCAAATGAGTGAATGGAGCATCGACATCATACAGCCAGCTTTGCAATGAGGAGAAACCATAGATTAACCCTTTGGGCATTCTTCCATAATCCGCTTCACGGTGGTTGAATTCATAGGAATTAATACCTGCGAGCAGCGCTTTTGGATCAAAGCCTTCTTTCACAACACGCTCAAGCACCTCTTTTACCGTCCCCAGAAAATCTTCTTTGCTTGCCAGATTGCTCTTCTTCAATCCAACGGTGAACACGGGCTGATACAGGCTGTCATCATACGTACCATAGACATCCTTCGCAATGCCCTTATCCAGCAAAGCCTGCTTCAGAACCGCTCCTGGAGCGTTAAGCAATGCGTACAGCAAAATTTGAAACGAGATGTTTAATTCCTTGTCCAGACTTGTTCCAATAACCGCATTATAGGTCAAAAAGCTGTTATCCACTTCTGATTCGGTACTTCCGGCAGAATATGTTTTAACTGCGTCCACTCTTTCTCCGAATGCAGGTTGAGGCTGAATGGCAGAATCGATCTCAATCCGATCATACTCACTCAGATAGTTCTCATCTAACCACTGCAATTTCTCTTCCATATCCATATCCCCATACAAATAAATGAAACTATTGGATGGATGATAGTATCTGGAGTGGAAATCCAGCAAGCCTTGATAGGTCAGATCGGGAATGGCATCGGGAAATCCGCCTGATTCACAGGAATATGTAGTATCCGGGAAAAGTGAATTCAAGACTTCTCTGCGCACAATCCGTTCCGGGGAAGAAAAAGCACCCTTCATCTCGTTATATACAACGCCGTTATAGGTTAACTCATCTTCAGCTGAGGTCAGGTTGTAATTCCAACCTTCCTGCAGAAATATTTTTTCATTATCATAAATATTCGTGTGGAGTACTGCATCCAGATAAATATCCATCAGGTTATGGAAGTCATGATCATTCCGGCTTGCAATCGGATAAATCGTTTTATCGGGATATGTCATCGCATTCAGAAATGTATTAAGAGAACCCTTCAGCAATTCAACAAAGGAATCCTTCGCCGGAAATTTCTTGGAGCCACAAAGTACGGAATGTTCCAGAATGTGAGCTACACCTGTATTGTCTTCCGGAGGAGTACGGAAACCGATACTGAACACCTTATTATCATCTTGATTGGATAAGAGTACAATTTTGGCTCCGGATTTCTGATGTTCCAGGAGATACGCATCTGACTTCAACTCTTCAATTCTGCGTTCCTGCAGCACCTTATAGGGCTTAAGCTGTTTCAACATGGGTCGAGTCCTCCGTCCATTAAATTGTTTAGTTTGGTATGCAACCTTGAGTTCTTCAAGTTCAAAGTTAGAGGTAATTTATGCCTACGGATAGTATACACCATCGATCATGGTAATTCATAATGGGCAGCCTCATAGGCGTCATCTGATATGTATTATCATTTTTTTATGTTTATGAGCTGAATGGTACAGCAGAAAATCATAAAAATTAAATTTTTCAAACAAAAAAAGATCGCATGAACAACTTGTTTAACAAGTGTCATGCGATCTTTTCTTAGGATGCCGAGGACCGGGATCGAACCGGTACGGTAGTCACCTACCGCAGGATTTTAAGTCCTGTGCGTCTGCCAATTCCGCCACCCCGGCATGGGTATGTATTTCTTGGCGACAAGAAATATCTTACCATGAAATTTATAGCTTTGCAATACCTTAACATAAAATAATCCAAAAAAAATGAAACAGGCACTGCCAGCGTTAGCGAGCAGTGCCTAGAAAGTTCGAGTTGCGGTCCCGAACTTTCTTTAAACCATCTATATTAAGGGAGGTGTGAAATAAGAATACCTCCCCAACATTAAAGAAACCTAAAATCAGGCTTAAATTAAACTAAAAAAGAAGAATAGGTGCAATTCGGGCCGCCTCTTCCTCGCTGCATTCCACAACCACCAGGATATGCCCCTGTACCAGCCAATCTTCGTAGTAATTAGCATCTTCCTCGGAGACCCCTGCTTCGGTTAAGGTAAGCACCAAATCATCCGTTTCACTTCCAATCTCGTTGCCTGCAAGTTTGCGTACCGCTTTTCCGATGGACATCGTCTGATCCATCCGCTTGCCCAGACCAGCAAGCACCCCTTTAAACACGCCTAAAGCTCCATCTGTTCCTGCGCCCTTCAGAGGTAGCGGCAAACCAGTTTTCTCACTTACCATTTCGAGATTAACCTGTTCTTTGGCTACCGCGCCCAAATATTTATCTGCAATGCCTTCTTCTTTCAATTTATTCAGCATGATAATGGCTTCGTGCTCCGTACGTACAAGTCCAATCAGCAATTGTGTCATTATACATCCCCCTCCTTTTATCCTTATATAACCCCTGGTTGCTTCTTCAAAAACGGAAATCCTGTAATAAGTCCTTACACCTATGTAAAATATAATTTCTTATCTGGAAATCTATACCTAGTTCTGATAGACTATATAAAGAAGACAAATTAACCATTGAAATTATTGACATATCGAATTACTAATCCATAACCAGGAGCAATGACATATGAAAAAAGAGGTAGAAATTGCCATTCGACGCAAACAACAAATTATCGTCCGTAATACAAGCGGGCAAACGGTAACTGGATTTCCGGAACGTACAGCCGATGCTTCCATTCTTTCCTTACGGACCGTCCACGGAAGCCTGTGGATTCCATTCGACGAAGTGGAGCAAGTCACTCGTTTGTTAAGTATCCGCTCCCATCATTTAAGTGGAACGCAGTTGTGTACGGCTGATCTGTAAACAGGGAACAAACACTTCATGTATGTATACGTGAACTAGACGTGTTTATTTCGCCATTCATAAAATAAAACCAGACGCATCAACGTCTGGTTTTATTTTGCCTTTTACGCTATGCCACACACTTCAAAGCCCCAGGGCATATCTGTATCAATCACTTTCTCATTCCTGGCATGTCATTATTTCACTACAAACTTTACTCGCGTTCCATCCGGATATGTACTTAGTTGGTTTCCCACCCATGAGCCTGCGCCACGATTATCCTTGGGACTAATATATTGGATATCAGCTCCCGCTCCTCCTTCCGCACACATTGCCATTGGCCACTCATCCCGGTCTTTCCCCTTTTTAACCGGAACACCTTTGAGGGACAAATCCCGATTACCTTCAGCTCCACTGCGATCAATGGTGCATACATCGGAATGTCCTGCCTTGATTGCCGTCTTGATATGATTGGCCGTTTCGGGATAGCGCTCTGCCGGGAATGTGATGGTATGATCTACGCTTCCTTTGCTTCCCCCAAATTGGGATGGGATGTCCAGAGACCATTCTCCCCCAACCCATGCATAGAGAGCCACCATTAACATGGCCACCAGCGTCAATATCTGCTTTTTAAATCGTTGCCTGCCCTTGCTCTTTCTGCTTCTGCGTCTTTTACTCATGCTGTTTCTCCCCCATTCAACACTTGCATTATACCAGAACGCCAGTTCGCTAAACAATATAAAAAAACAGCCGACATACTCGGCTGCTCTGTATAGGCTACCCCACGTTAGGGATCGCCTGTTGTCGAAGTAAGGGCAAAGTAACCTCAAACTTCGTTCCTTTTCCCTCAATACTCTCCACCGTAATTTGACCATTCATCAGTTCGAGCAGCTCTTTACAGATGGTAAGCCCCAGTCCGCTGCCGCCAAATTTGCGTGCGTGGGAGACGTCCGTCTGCGTAAATGCCTCAAATAATTGATTAGTTTTATTTTCTGGAATGCCAATCCCCGTGTCATGGACAGTGAATACCAGGATAACGGTATCCCCTCGCTGCTCCTGAACATCGATCTGTAATTGTACTTCACCTTGTTCCGTAAATTTAATGGCGTTGCTGAGCAGGTTGTCCAGCACTTGGCGGAGACGCAGAGGATCACCCGTGAGTACATCAGGAATGGCCAGATCCGCATGACAGAGCAAGCGAATTTGTTTATTTTGCGCCGCGGGTTCATGCGTTTTAATAATCTGTTGAATCAGCTTCAACGGCTGAAATTCAATTTGCTCCACTTTCATTTTCCCTCTTCCCAGCTTGGCCATATCAAGACTATTGTTGACAATGTTCAGAAGAGCTTCCCCTGACTGGCGCGCAAGCTCCAGATACTCTTTCTGCTCCTCACTGTTGTCCCCCATGCCGACAAGTTCGATCATGCCCATAATCCCATTCAGCGGCGTACGAAGCTCATGGTTCAGTTTCCCAATGAACTCCATCTGCCCCCGACTGTTCATTTCCGTCAGCGAAGCTGCCATCCGCAACTGCTGCTCAGCATATTTCCGCTCCGAAATATCGTATTGAATCCCTACAAAAAACAGACATTCCCCTGAATCATCGAAAATAGGATCAATATTCAGTTCATTCCAGAACTTCTGTCCATTCTTTGTATAGTTCAGAATCTCTGTTTTGATCGACTGCTGCTTATTCAACGCTTCGCGGATATGCTGTACGGTTTTCGGGTCCGTATCTGGCCCTTGCAGGAACCGGCAATTCTGTCCAATTGACTCTTCAGCACTGTATCCGGTTAACTGAGTAAAATATTCATTTACATACATTAGCGGAAAATCAGGCAAGGTAGCGTCAACTACGGTCACGGAAGATTTAATTTTAGAGATAATAAATTCCCATTGTATAGCGAGTTGATTGTATTTAGTCATGCTTCCTCCTTCATCTCACCAAACTTAAGTATATTCATGCTCCTAATGAAGCTATCGATAACCCGATGGTATGTGATTATATAAAAACAATATAATTAATTGTAACATAGTTATTCAAGTCATGTGTTCCTTGGGTAATATCTGATAAATACATTCAAAAAAACTTATCAAGTCATCAGGAGGGGCACTCATGAAATTTTTATTAATCGTCATTATTATTATTTTGCTTGTTTTCTTTTTCACAAGACGTAAACGTTAATGTTGAGCCGGTCATGTAAAATGAGGAAGGAAGATCGGGTATGCGAACCCTCTTTTTTATATTCATGACACTTTGTATCATCAATCTGTGCTTCCCGAAATTTGGCTGGTATTTGCGTTACGGCTGGATTTCCAGGGGAGAGTCTGAACCCAGCAGACCATACATGGCGATGACCAGAATGACCAGTCTGTTGATGCTGCTTATCGCTTTTTCGCTCGTTGTGGCTTG contains these protein-coding regions:
- a CDS encoding sensor histidine kinase, with translation MTKYNQLAIQWEFIISKIKSSVTVVDATLPDFPLMYVNEYFTQLTGYSAEESIGQNCRFLQGPDTDPKTVQHIREALNKQQSIKTEILNYTKNGQKFWNELNIDPIFDDSGECLFFVGIQYDISERKYAEQQLRMAASLTEMNSRGQMEFIGKLNHELRTPLNGIMGMIELVGMGDNSEEQKEYLELARQSGEALLNIVNNSLDMAKLGRGKMKVEQIEFQPLKLIQQIIKTHEPAAQNKQIRLLCHADLAIPDVLTGDPLRLRQVLDNLLSNAIKFTEQGEVQLQIDVQEQRGDTVILVFTVHDTGIGIPENKTNQLFEAFTQTDVSHARKFGGSGLGLTICKELLELMNGQITVESIEGKGTKFEVTLPLLRQQAIPNVG
- a CDS encoding DUF6199 family natural product biosynthesis protein; the protein is MTLCIINLCFPKFGWYLRYGWISRGESEPSRPYMAMTRMTSLLMLLIAFSLVVA